Proteins from one Cicer arietinum cultivar CDC Frontier isolate Library 1 chromosome 3, Cicar.CDCFrontier_v2.0, whole genome shotgun sequence genomic window:
- the LOC101498141 gene encoding wall-associated receptor kinase-like 20, giving the protein MVPLYIIFCSLMDHQHKFMLIFTATAAMLLSCAVTLQHCGNCGSNPVPYPLSTGPNCGDPHYKIRCTAGTLWLDALAGSSYMIVSIDQKIRRIITRPATFERNKCVSTDLRSEGMHLNETLPFSLAAGNTVFLFNCTVKVQHAPPMDCTVRSLCHSYIKDHIDNASACGRVGMCCSYVTGSGRKDYVVRVYGGGCAAYMSFLDLNGAVGTVGKRWPEPGVGIEWVAPQEPVCKVPMDCNELLNSKCGMGVGGVQRCFCNVGFKWDSINGSCQSQTQYQNQTQAQAQNAKCVGHGKVSRCKVKKKKKMLLAVIVSLGGIVTIATLIGFILYKKKNQMETKAENAKIKKSKDISSAKASALSSRIFTGREIQKATNNFSQENLIGSGGFGEVFKGTFDDGTITAIKRAKLGNTKSIDQMQNEIRILCQVNHRSLVRLIGFCLELEHPLLIYDYVSNGSLFDYLHNKRAPLKWIQRLKIAHQTAEGLSYLHSSAVPPIYHRDVKSSNILLDEKFNAKVSDFGLSRLVEIAEQNKSHIFTSAQGTLGYLDPEYYRNFQLTDKSDVYSFGVVLMELLTSEKAIDFNREEENVNLAIYGKKKLIEERLMDVVDPVMKDGASDLELETMKCLGYLATSCLEEQRQKRPTMKEVSDEIEYLVKIVKGEASKS; this is encoded by the exons atgGTTCCACTATACAtcattttttgttctttgatGGACCACCAACATAAGTTTATGTTAATATTCACAGCAACAGCAGCAATGTTGCTATCATGCGCTGTGACGCTACAACACTGCGGTAATTGTGGTTCAAACCCGGTTCCATATCCATTAAGCACTGGACCCAACTGCGGTGACCCGCATTACAAAATCCGGTGCACCGCAGGCACGCTGTGGTTAGATGCACTTGCGGGGTCATCCTATATGATTGTATCCATTGACCAGAAAATCCGTCGGATTATAACCCGACCCGCTACATTTGAACGAAACAAGTGCGTGTCCACGGACTTACGCAGCGAAGGCATGCACCTGAACGAGACTCTTCCTTTCAGTTTAGCCGCGGGAAACACCGTTTTTTTATTCAACTGCACCGTTAAAGTACAACACGCGCCGCCGATGGATTGTACAGTAAGGAGTCTGTGCCATAGCTACATCAAGGACCATATAGATAATGCAAGCGCGTGTGGGCGCGTGGGTATGTGCTGCTCGTATGTTACTGGCAGTGGCCGTAAAGATTATGTAGTTCGGGTTTATGGTGGAGGATGCGCGGCGTATATGAGTTTTTTGGATTTGAATGGTGCGGTGGGGACAGTGGGAAAGCGGTGGCCAGAACCTGGAGTTGGGATAGAGTGGGTGGCGCCTCAGGAACCGGTTTGTAAGGTGCCGATGGATTGCAATGAATTGTTGAATTCGAAGTGTGGAATGGGGGTTGGTGGGGTGCAGAGGTGCTTCTGCAATGTTGGCTTCAAATGGGATTCAATTAATGGATCGTGTCAATCTCAAACTCAATATCAGAATCAGACCCAAGCTCAAGCTCAAA ATGCAAAATGTGTGGGGCATGGGAAAGTTAGCCGCTGCAAagttaagaagaaaaagaaaatgctTCTAGCTG TCATAGTTTCCTTAGGAGGAATAGTAACAATTGCAACATTAATTGGATTCATTCTCTACAAGAAGAAGAATCAAATGGAAACAAAAGCAGAGAATGCCAAAATCAAAAAAAGCAAAGACATCTCAAGTGCCAAAGCTAGTGCTCTATCATCAAGAATCTTCACAGGCAGAGAGATTCAGAAAGCAACCAACAATTTCTCCCAAGAAAATCTCATAGGCTCTGGTGGTTTTGGTGAAGTCTTCAAAGGAACTTTTGATGATGGAACCATCACAGCCATAAAACGTGCTAAACTTGGTAACACAAAAAGCATTGATCAAATGCAAAATGAGATTAGAATTCTCTGCCAAGTTAACCATAGAAGCCTTGTTAGACTCATTGGCTTTTGCTTAGAACTTGAACACCCTCTACTAATTTATGACTATGTTTCAAATGGGTCACTTTTTGATTACCTTCATAACAAAAGGGCACCTCTCAAATGGATTCAAAGGCTCAAAATTGCACACCAAACAGCTGAAGGGTTATCCTATCTACATTCTTCGGCCGTGCCTCCGATTTACCATCGTGATGTGAAATCGAGCAACATACTTCTTGATGAGAAGTTTAATGCAAAAGTTTCTGACTTTGGATTATCTAGGCTAGTGGAAATAGCTGAACAAAATAAAAGTCATATTTTTACTAGTGCACAAGGAACACTTGGTTATCTTGATCCGGAGTATTATCGCAATTTTCAGTTAACCGATAAGAGCGATGTTTATAGCTTTGGAGTGGTGTTGATGGAGTTGTTAACTTCTGAGAAAGCTATTGATTTTAATAGGGAAGAAGAGAATGTGAATTTGGCTATTTATGGTAAGAAGAAATTGATTGAAGAGAGGTTGATGGATGTTGTTGATCCTGTGATGAAAGATGGAGCTAGTGATTTGGAATTGGAAACTATGAAATGTTTGGGGTATTTGGCTACTTCTTGTTTGGAGGAACAGAGGCAAAAAAGGCCTACAATGAAAGAAGTTTCAGATGAGATTGAATACCTTGTTAAAATTGTTAAAGGTGAGGCTTCCAAATCATGA